Proteins found in one Thalassomonas actiniarum genomic segment:
- a CDS encoding alpha/beta hydrolase — MLKLLCSLLIIYFALGSLLFVMQRSLIYFPSSTVDHGYPELEFASQGQVIKTILVNGGQKKALLYFGGNAETVAFNAVDFTRALPDHSIYLVNYRGYGGSSGSPNEQGLYSDALAIYDRLSGQHSSIGVIGRSLGSGIASYLAAKRDISHLVLVTPFGSIEAVAQAQFPIYPMKYLLKDKYNSAARSKDIKAKVLLVIAEHDRVIAQVHSDKLVTAYTPLKPQVELIKNADHNDISQYPKYYQVIQTFLK, encoded by the coding sequence ATGCTGAAATTACTCTGCTCTTTGCTGATAATCTATTTCGCCCTGGGAAGCTTGCTGTTTGTGATGCAACGTAGCTTGATTTATTTCCCGAGCAGCACCGTCGATCACGGCTACCCGGAGCTTGAATTTGCCAGCCAGGGACAAGTCATTAAAACCATCCTGGTCAACGGCGGCCAGAAAAAGGCACTGTTATATTTTGGCGGCAATGCCGAAACTGTGGCCTTCAACGCCGTTGACTTTACCCGGGCATTACCGGATCACAGCATTTACCTGGTGAATTACCGCGGCTACGGCGGCAGCAGCGGCAGCCCGAATGAACAGGGACTTTATAGCGATGCCCTGGCCATTTATGATCGGCTATCCGGGCAACATAGCAGTATTGGCGTGATCGGCCGCAGCTTGGGCAGCGGTATCGCCAGCTACCTGGCAGCCAAGCGGGATATCTCCCACCTGGTACTGGTGACCCCTTTTGGTAGCATAGAAGCAGTCGCCCAGGCACAGTTTCCCATCTATCCGATGAAGTACCTGCTAAAAGACAAATATAATTCCGCCGCCAGAAGCAAAGACATCAAGGCCAAAGTCTTGCTGGTGATTGCAGAGCATGACAGGGTCATTGCCCAGGTGCACAGCGATAAGCTGGTCACGGCTTATACCCCCCTGAAACCTCAGGTGGAATTAATAAAAAATGCCGATCACAATGATATTTCTCAATATCCCAAGTATTATCAAGTTATTCAAACTTTCTTAAAGTAG
- a CDS encoding DMT family transporter encodes MHAFIWMSGAIASFCLLAIGGRELSAGLPITPMLFFRSLISLTFISLVLCFIKEKSLIRVNRLPLHGFRNLVHFAGQYFWFLAMGLLPLAEVFALEFTVPLWTALIAALVLKEKITLRKSAAIVLGIFGVLVIVQPGVAMFEVGALVALAAAVCYALAHTAVKSLSSTEKPVAILFYMSLLQLPIALCFALPQWQWPQGIQWLWLTLMGLAALSAHYCITRAMLSTEVTTVVTLDFLRLPLIALVGGLLYQEEVGLSLFAGAALMLTGNLINLAKPAAEKPRQADKQQAAVPDRL; translated from the coding sequence ATGCATGCCTTTATATGGATGTCGGGCGCAATCGCCTCCTTTTGCCTGTTGGCAATAGGCGGCAGGGAACTCAGCGCTGGCTTGCCTATTACACCAATGCTGTTTTTCCGCAGCCTGATAAGTCTGACTTTTATCTCCCTGGTGCTCTGTTTTATCAAAGAAAAATCCCTGATCAGGGTCAACAGACTGCCCCTGCACGGTTTTAGAAACCTGGTTCATTTTGCCGGACAATATTTTTGGTTTTTGGCCATGGGCTTACTGCCGCTGGCAGAGGTGTTTGCGCTGGAGTTTACCGTGCCGCTGTGGACCGCCCTGATTGCCGCCCTGGTGCTTAAGGAAAAAATCACCTTACGCAAATCCGCTGCCATCGTTTTAGGCATTTTCGGTGTGCTGGTAATAGTCCAACCCGGGGTGGCCATGTTCGAGGTCGGCGCCTTGGTTGCCCTGGCGGCCGCCGTCTGTTACGCCCTTGCCCATACTGCGGTAAAATCCCTTTCCAGCACGGAAAAACCCGTCGCTATCCTGTTTTATATGTCTTTGCTGCAGCTGCCTATTGCCCTGTGTTTTGCCCTGCCCCAGTGGCAATGGCCCCAAGGCATACAGTGGCTGTGGCTGACCCTGATGGGGCTGGCCGCCTTAAGCGCCCATTACTGTATCACCCGGGCTATGCTGTCAACCGAAGTCACCACAGTGGTCACCCTGGATTTTTTGCGCCTGCCGTTAATCGCGTTAGTCGGCGGCCTGCTCTATCAGGAAGAGGTAGGCTTATCGCTTTTTGCCGGTGCGGCTCTGATGCTCACGGGTAACCTGATTAATTTGGCGAAGCCTGCCGCCGAAAAGCCCCGGCAGGCAGACAAACAGCAAGCTGCTGTTCCCGATAGGCTATAG
- a CDS encoding GNAT family N-acetyltransferase, with protein MSNLSPSVAEFAGLREKIGWGQTDKAMAATSLANSLFHVLLRDQDKLIAMGRVIGDGAMFFYIQDVIVDPDYQQQGLGHIIMKQIESYLLTAAKTGATVGLLAARGKEGFYRRYGYRDRCGETLGLGMCKFV; from the coding sequence ATGAGCAACCTAAGTCCCTCGGTTGCTGAATTCGCCGGTTTGCGAGAGAAAATCGGCTGGGGACAAACCGACAAAGCTATGGCCGCAACCAGTCTGGCCAACTCCCTGTTTCATGTGCTGCTCAGGGATCAGGATAAACTTATCGCCATGGGGCGGGTGATCGGCGATGGCGCGATGTTTTTTTATATTCAGGATGTGATCGTAGACCCGGATTATCAACAACAGGGGCTTGGGCATATCATTATGAAACAAATAGAAAGCTATCTGTTAACAGCAGCAAAAACAGGCGCTACCGTAGGACTGTTGGCGGCCCGGGGAAAGGAAGGGTTTTATCGCCGTTACGGCTACCGGGACAGGTGCGGAGAAACATTAGGCCTGGGCATGTGTAAATTTGTCTAA
- a CDS encoding AraC family transcriptional regulator, which produces MDHFSIRAYSNEMRGHYHEYHQLVLPLHGSIYISVGDFFGLVSPGDCVIIKAGQRHDFKAPEEARFLVLDTSRLPAKMMSSAEEKFAVNAPLVAFIHFIEQQLQHQVNRELESLTYELFQQLLAQQSCARRIDKRIEQVLDVISQDLSRAHSLTALAQVACLSPTQFKKVFKESLGVSFQVYITKLRMEKAKALLTHTDIPVSLIAERVGYQNASAFSRRFKQYFGTSPKTFVR; this is translated from the coding sequence ATGGATCATTTTTCGATACGCGCTTACAGCAATGAAATGCGGGGCCATTACCATGAGTACCACCAACTGGTACTGCCCCTGCACGGCTCTATTTATATCTCCGTCGGGGATTTTTTTGGCCTGGTCAGCCCGGGAGATTGCGTGATTATCAAAGCCGGGCAAAGGCATGACTTTAAGGCGCCGGAAGAGGCGCGTTTTCTGGTGCTGGATACCAGCCGTTTGCCCGCCAAGATGATGTCCTCTGCCGAGGAGAAGTTTGCCGTTAATGCCCCGCTGGTGGCTTTTATTCATTTTATCGAACAGCAATTGCAGCACCAGGTGAACCGGGAACTGGAGTCGTTAACTTATGAGTTGTTTCAGCAATTGTTGGCACAGCAAAGCTGTGCCAGGCGTATAGATAAAAGAATTGAGCAGGTGCTTGATGTGATCAGCCAAGATCTTAGTCGGGCACACTCGTTAACGGCCCTGGCCCAGGTCGCTTGCTTAAGCCCGACCCAGTTTAAAAAGGTGTTTAAGGAAAGTCTGGGCGTCAGCTTTCAGGTTTATATCACTAAGCTGCGTATGGAAAAGGCTAAAGCCCTGCTTACTCATACCGACATTCCGGTCAGCCTGATAGCCGAGCGGGTGGGCTACCAGAATGCCTCGGCCTTTAGCCGCAGGTTCAAGCAGTATTTTGGCACCAGTCCGAAAACTTTTGTGCGCTAG
- a CDS encoding EamA family transporter, with protein sequence MMATIYGALAIVMWGALALLGVNTKAIPAFQLLFMCFFISALLMFVRRFLIGQPLLCKPAMTLPQWLLGTGALFGFHFCYFIALKHAPAIAVSLICYFWPMLLAILLAGKATRLRALAGGIIGFIGIGFIILGDGEISFNAEFVLGYVLAGACALIWSSYSWYLSRFGGELDNIGWLSLAVALLSLAAHFLLESPLSGGLSSSSRVFGLWQFDGEQWLGIILLGLGPVGGAFYLWDLGLKKGNSQLLASMSFCSPLISSVLLALAGYNAWSMNILIALALILLGALIANKKPANNKPADKKQLHQAKAADSQANKALAVKAERIGPVS encoded by the coding sequence ATGATGGCGACAATTTATGGTGCCCTGGCAATAGTGATGTGGGGCGCCCTTGCCCTGCTAGGCGTTAATACCAAGGCTATTCCTGCGTTTCAATTACTCTTTATGTGCTTTTTTATATCCGCTTTGCTGATGTTTGTCAGGCGCTTTTTAATCGGGCAGCCGCTGCTTTGCAAACCGGCGATGACTTTACCACAGTGGCTTTTGGGCACGGGGGCGCTTTTTGGTTTTCATTTTTGTTATTTCATCGCCCTTAAGCATGCTCCGGCAATAGCAGTGAGCTTGATTTGTTATTTTTGGCCTATGCTGCTGGCAATTCTGCTTGCCGGTAAAGCGACCCGGCTTCGGGCCCTGGCAGGCGGTATTATCGGTTTTATCGGTATAGGTTTTATTATCCTGGGGGATGGTGAAATAAGTTTTAATGCTGAGTTTGTTTTAGGCTATGTCCTGGCAGGGGCTTGCGCTCTGATATGGTCAAGCTATTCCTGGTATTTGTCGAGATTCGGCGGCGAGCTTGATAATATCGGCTGGTTATCCCTGGCCGTTGCCTTGCTGTCCTTAGCGGCTCACTTCTTGTTGGAAAGTCCGCTATCAGGCGGGCTGTCATCATCTTCCCGGGTTTTCGGCTTGTGGCAGTTCGATGGTGAACAATGGCTGGGGATCATCCTGCTGGGATTAGGGCCGGTAGGAGGGGCTTTCTATTTGTGGGATCTCGGGCTGAAAAAAGGCAATAGCCAATTGCTGGCATCAATGAGTTTTTGCAGCCCTTTGATATCCTCGGTGTTGCTGGCGCTGGCTGGTTACAATGCCTGGTCTATGAATATTTTAATTGCCCTGGCTCTGATACTGCTTGGTGCCCTGATTGCGAATAAAAAGCCTGCCAATAACAAGCCCGCCGATAAGAAGCAGCTTCATCAGGCAAAAGCAGCAGATAGCCAGGCAAATAAAGCGTTAGCGGTTAAGGCCGAACGCATTGGCCCGGTTAGTTAA
- a CDS encoding pre-peptidase C-terminal domain-containing protein, with amino-acid sequence MIKKNTCFIRSRAVWGLCAVLASPLVFADEIKIMSYNVLAGSGWESRMLDVAETTRRLNPDIVAFQEALPALRRSDTDDQQSALERALAGSKWHFFRWNQEIGHRNCAPIALDTSRFTPIANGSVILNFTDEISQSQWQDLWDLHDLFHKDHTFVEFRYLTWLVVEDNDGKRYSIMNTHYETYPEPERGAPDDPARLEYFRELLHRVFQYMSNKAVEQGELLRNQYGATPILLGDFEYGDLDDPAIKTIVDGGYQDTWLTLNVEDRNNRRAARGIDHIFADKDLVVKEAYYDWNADASDHQPLIAVLNSSAVRTASDASFTKQDITGKQLSWQHFDFLVPDNSAELSVAIRGGKGEAGLYVNNGKQGATRSDYVCKTQVNGHQQACVITAPKSGAWTLSLYGYSDYSGIRLEAVTKANKNSSEK; translated from the coding sequence ATGATAAAAAAGAATACGTGTTTTATCCGCAGCAGGGCTGTTTGGGGGTTATGTGCCGTATTAGCCAGCCCTTTGGTGTTTGCCGATGAAATTAAAATAATGAGCTATAACGTCCTGGCCGGTAGCGGCTGGGAAAGCCGGATGCTTGATGTTGCCGAAACCACCCGTCGTTTAAATCCTGATATCGTTGCCTTTCAGGAAGCTTTGCCGGCACTGAGGCGAAGTGATACCGACGATCAGCAGTCTGCGCTTGAGCGTGCCCTGGCGGGAAGTAAATGGCATTTTTTCCGCTGGAACCAGGAAATTGGCCACAGGAATTGCGCCCCGATAGCCCTGGACACCAGTCGTTTTACCCCGATAGCCAATGGTAGTGTGATTTTAAACTTTACCGATGAAATCAGCCAGTCACAATGGCAGGACTTATGGGATCTGCATGACTTGTTTCATAAAGACCATACCTTTGTTGAGTTTCGTTACCTGACCTGGCTGGTGGTTGAAGATAATGACGGTAAGCGCTACAGCATCATGAATACCCATTATGAAACCTACCCGGAACCTGAACGCGGCGCCCCGGATGATCCGGCCAGGCTGGAATATTTCCGCGAGCTATTGCACCGGGTCTTTCAGTATATGTCCAACAAGGCGGTTGAACAGGGCGAATTACTGAGAAATCAATACGGTGCGACACCTATCCTGTTGGGAGATTTTGAATATGGCGATTTGGACGACCCGGCAATCAAGACCATAGTGGACGGAGGTTACCAGGATACCTGGTTAACCCTGAACGTGGAAGATCGGAATAATCGCCGGGCGGCGCGTGGTATAGATCACATTTTTGCCGACAAAGACCTGGTGGTCAAAGAAGCCTATTACGATTGGAATGCCGACGCATCGGACCATCAGCCGTTAATTGCCGTGCTCAACAGCAGTGCTGTCCGGACAGCTAGCGATGCAAGCTTTACAAAACAGGATATTACCGGTAAACAGCTCTCCTGGCAGCATTTTGATTTCCTGGTGCCGGATAACTCCGCCGAGCTGAGCGTGGCTATCAGGGGCGGCAAAGGGGAGGCCGGGCTGTATGTGAATAACGGCAAGCAAGGGGCGACACGCAGCGATTATGTCTGTAAAACCCAGGTCAATGGCCACCAGCAGGCTTGTGTGATCACGGCGCCCAAATCCGGAGCCTGGACCTTGTCACTCTATGGTTATAGTGACTATAGCGGTATCCGTCTGGAAGCCGTCACTAAAGCCAATAAGAACAGCTCAGAAAAATGA
- a CDS encoding GNAT family N-acetyltransferase — protein MIRTVRPGDIGWIISKHGLIYSSEFNFDLGFEVDIARKIVSLIDKKDEFTRLWLKEVDGNKAGSIAVSKGENGIAFINFVLVMDHYRGKGIARELMNCALAHAEQNGFAKVCLETYSCLTSARNLYAQLGFRLSEPVKRLRQYNQNIDQEFWELDLHNKST, from the coding sequence TTGATTAGAACAGTAAGGCCGGGAGATATAGGTTGGATTATATCGAAACACGGCTTGATTTATTCAAGCGAGTTTAACTTTGATCTTGGTTTTGAAGTTGATATTGCCCGCAAAATCGTTTCACTTATTGACAAAAAAGATGAATTCACGCGGCTATGGCTCAAGGAAGTTGATGGCAACAAGGCGGGCTCAATCGCCGTTTCCAAAGGAGAAAATGGGATAGCCTTTATCAATTTTGTGCTGGTGATGGACCACTACCGGGGTAAAGGAATAGCCCGGGAGCTGATGAATTGTGCGCTGGCTCATGCTGAACAAAATGGCTTCGCCAAGGTTTGCCTGGAAACCTATAGCTGTCTCACCAGCGCCAGAAACCTGTATGCGCAGTTAGGCTTTCGCCTCTCGGAGCCGGTAAAAAGGTTACGTCAATATAACCAAAATATTGACCAGGAATTCTGGGAGCTGGACTTGCACAACAAAAGTACATAA
- a CDS encoding isochorismatase family protein produces MPTNLRLQNTIDHLTTYARDNSGWLNLGDLAKLQQRIIDYDLTDGGNKLSLAWNRFDKNRPSEDLRKAIRAHIMMSLYNRDVHPDGIDALATKLKTTKDSVIYDEIKQKVTAFLQTPAIGSEACKYTLASLGGSGGRAKANCTPTKESIPQAMRRYASEGGLAVMLIDMQTNISVASTNSLVGKQGQKKYAGKTVLENMIEVLDTALECDLIVYEVIIDKDAAQGGNPKYGTITPLAEKMPKSPSKYRLIYKPFFNSFHDTKLAQKLKADKITDLVVMGHHANLCVLNTIFGTPGFMQDVGHRRMNSQEELVKMSTLGMNQELRRTMTDAEIQQTFTITEKEQVAYIPGLLERKINVFSARSILASEGGKLDPDWGILAGR; encoded by the coding sequence ATGCCCACAAATCTCAGGCTTCAAAATACCATAGATCATTTAACAACTTATGCCCGGGATAATTCCGGTTGGTTAAACTTGGGCGATCTGGCTAAATTGCAACAGCGCATCATAGACTACGATCTGACAGATGGCGGCAACAAACTTTCTTTAGCCTGGAACCGATTTGATAAAAACAGGCCGTCAGAAGACTTAAGAAAGGCGATCAGGGCCCATATCATGATGTCATTATATAACCGCGATGTACATCCGGATGGTATCGACGCTTTGGCAACCAAACTTAAAACGACAAAAGACTCGGTTATCTACGATGAAATAAAACAAAAAGTAACGGCTTTTTTACAAACCCCGGCGATCGGCTCTGAAGCATGCAAATACACATTAGCCTCTTTGGGAGGCAGCGGAGGAAGGGCTAAAGCCAACTGTACCCCGACGAAAGAAAGTATACCGCAAGCAATGCGCCGCTATGCCTCAGAAGGCGGGTTAGCAGTAATGTTGATCGATATGCAGACGAATATCTCAGTTGCTTCAACCAATTCACTGGTCGGCAAACAAGGTCAAAAGAAATATGCCGGTAAAACGGTTTTAGAAAATATGATTGAAGTATTAGATACCGCCCTGGAATGTGACCTGATAGTTTATGAGGTCATTATTGATAAGGATGCTGCTCAGGGAGGAAACCCCAAATACGGCACTATCACACCGTTAGCGGAAAAGATGCCGAAGTCCCCTTCTAAATACAGGTTAATATATAAGCCGTTTTTTAATTCTTTTCATGACACCAAATTAGCCCAGAAATTAAAGGCAGATAAGATCACAGATCTAGTGGTTATGGGGCACCATGCAAACCTTTGTGTATTAAATACAATCTTTGGTACTCCCGGTTTTATGCAGGATGTCGGCCACAGAAGGATGAACAGCCAGGAAGAACTGGTAAAAATGTCCACTTTGGGTATGAATCAAGAACTTCGCCGGACAATGACAGATGCTGAAATTCAGCAGACTTTCACCATTACCGAAAAAGAACAGGTAGCCTATATACCGGGATTACTGGAACGGAAAATAAATGTGTTCAGTGCACGTTCGATTTTAGCCAGTGAAGGCGGCAAACTGGATCCGGACTGGGGAATACTTGCCGGCAGATAA
- a CDS encoding cellulase family glycosylhydrolase, giving the protein MNRIKDKITANKSKMTLTTAAVLMALQGCGSDAPGAKATVSSPYEQPVAQQESYSLLKQNGTIWMNQQDQKVSLRGINLGNWLAMEMWMLEASDNPLGENIPDQYSLEEKLSERFGEAEKEQLMTVFRDNWITGNDWDVIKDSGFNLVRIPFLYSLLEDDNNPKTLKADAWRYLDWAIAEAKERELYVILDLHGTVGRQGWEQHTGREGQNKLWESDEYKDRTLWLWRQIADKYKDEAAIAGYGLLNEPWGTDAETLKDFSIELYRAVREVDNNHIVILPGHNSGGIEAYGDPFDSGMTNVAFEIHQYPGIFGWGEIGYEVHRDWLTCGESGATGVCDWAKQARDVYTPLLVGELQPWTGLGELGGPITRATFDTFNDLNWAATAWSYKTTSPAGGLGNGQWGLVTNNGDQLLAKAETWSCNDWESNFSDACSGPAKSTTPYSGEGSKTMYLVIKTGAFNGSDVIYDDIHLTNDASGEDILLNGDFGSNSGWTELSLWGDPRNYDFNYNAGEFAGSDTGAALRITSPAGNHSLIYQPVQVEGGQSYTLSGKFKDNGAGGNDMWAEIYLVPDMPQEWVDVQGRSLPQIDVNSSSKEEIESYFAAFGTMDYIINDYVVDAMTAEQAPEIFTNIPGKPADLALTVSEDAIGLSWNAAEGDVSGYKIYRSTASRSGFEVIAETTSTSYSDVISSGDTTYYYYVAAFNDIDLGYGSEIAASGPSFFSIPGLIEAENYTSAHPGVQTESSGDNGGGSNIGHFEIDRWVDYDVKIDSAGEYTVEYRLATVPGSDGFSLLIGDEVLDTVTVPATGGWQDYITVTSTVTLPEGQYTIRLNSNGQEWNLNWFSFTKSE; this is encoded by the coding sequence ATGAATAGAATAAAAGACAAAATCACAGCTAACAAAAGCAAAATGACCTTAACCACGGCGGCTGTGCTGATGGCTTTACAGGGCTGCGGCAGTGACGCCCCCGGCGCAAAAGCCACAGTATCTTCTCCTTATGAACAACCGGTAGCCCAGCAGGAAAGCTATTCCTTGCTCAAACAAAACGGCACCATCTGGATGAACCAACAGGATCAGAAGGTTTCCCTGCGCGGCATCAACCTCGGCAACTGGCTGGCGATGGAAATGTGGATGCTCGAAGCCAGCGATAACCCGCTGGGGGAAAATATTCCCGACCAGTACAGCCTGGAAGAAAAACTCAGTGAACGTTTCGGCGAAGCGGAAAAAGAACAGCTGATGACGGTATTTCGGGATAACTGGATCACCGGGAACGACTGGGACGTGATTAAGGATAGCGGCTTCAACCTGGTACGTATCCCGTTTTTGTACAGTTTGCTCGAAGATGACAACAACCCAAAAACCTTAAAAGCAGATGCCTGGCGTTATCTCGACTGGGCCATTGCCGAGGCTAAGGAACGTGAACTTTATGTGATCTTGGATCTGCACGGCACAGTGGGCCGACAGGGATGGGAGCAACATACCGGTCGTGAAGGCCAGAACAAGCTATGGGAAAGTGACGAATACAAAGATCGCACCCTTTGGCTGTGGCGACAAATCGCCGACAAGTATAAGGATGAAGCCGCAATTGCAGGTTACGGCCTGTTAAACGAACCCTGGGGCACAGACGCCGAAACATTAAAAGATTTCAGTATTGAGCTCTACCGGGCGGTGCGCGAAGTGGATAATAACCATATCGTGATTTTACCCGGCCATAACTCCGGCGGCATCGAAGCCTACGGCGATCCCTTCGACTCGGGCATGACCAATGTCGCCTTTGAAATCCACCAATACCCCGGTATTTTCGGCTGGGGTGAAATCGGCTATGAAGTGCACCGCGACTGGCTCACCTGTGGTGAAAGCGGCGCCACCGGCGTATGCGACTGGGCTAAACAGGCCAGGGATGTTTATACCCCGCTGCTGGTGGGTGAATTACAGCCCTGGACCGGACTGGGTGAGCTCGGCGGCCCTATCACCCGGGCAACCTTTGATACCTTCAACGATCTCAACTGGGCGGCAACCGCCTGGTCCTATAAAACCACTTCTCCTGCCGGCGGCTTAGGCAACGGCCAATGGGGCCTGGTGACCAATAACGGCGATCAGCTGCTGGCCAAGGCGGAAACCTGGTCCTGCAACGACTGGGAGAGTAATTTCAGTGATGCCTGCAGCGGCCCGGCAAAAAGCACTACGCCTTATTCCGGCGAAGGCAGCAAAACCATGTACCTGGTGATCAAAACCGGCGCCTTTAACGGCTCGGACGTGATTTATGATGATATTCATTTAACCAATGATGCCAGCGGTGAAGATATCTTGCTCAACGGTGACTTTGGCAGCAATAGCGGCTGGACCGAGTTATCCCTGTGGGGAGATCCCCGCAATTACGACTTTAACTATAACGCCGGTGAATTTGCCGGCAGCGACACGGGCGCAGCCCTGCGCATCACCTCTCCCGCCGGTAACCACAGCCTGATCTACCAGCCGGTGCAAGTAGAAGGCGGCCAGTCCTATACCCTGAGCGGCAAGTTTAAAGACAACGGCGCCGGCGGCAATGATATGTGGGCGGAAATATACCTGGTGCCGGATATGCCGCAGGAATGGGTAGACGTACAGGGACGCTCCCTGCCCCAAATAGATGTCAACAGCTCAAGCAAGGAAGAGATTGAAAGCTATTTTGCCGCCTTCGGTACCATGGATTACATCATCAATGATTATGTGGTCGATGCCATGACCGCTGAGCAGGCACCGGAAATTTTCACTAACATTCCCGGCAAACCGGCAGATTTGGCCTTAACCGTAAGTGAAGATGCCATCGGCTTAAGCTGGAATGCCGCCGAAGGCGACGTAAGCGGTTACAAGATTTACCGCAGCACCGCCTCCCGCTCAGGCTTTGAGGTGATAGCTGAAACCACAAGCACCAGCTATAGCGATGTTATTTCAAGCGGCGACACCACTTACTATTATTATGTCGCCGCCTTCAACGATATCGACCTGGGCTACGGCAGCGAGATCGCCGCCAGCGGGCCGAGTTTCTTCTCGATCCCGGGATTGATCGAAGCGGAAAACTATACCAGCGCCCATCCCGGGGTACAGACGGAAAGCAGCGGCGATAACGGCGGCGGCTCCAATATCGGCCATTTCGAGATAGACCGCTGGGTGGATTATGACGTGAAAATCGACAGCGCCGGAGAGTATACCGTGGAGTACCGCCTGGCCACCGTGCCCGGTAGCGACGGTTTCAGCCTGCTTATCGGCGATGAAGTGCTCGACACGGTTACCGTGCCCGCCACCGGCGGCTGGCAGGATTATATCACGGTCACTTCCACAGTAACCCTGCCTGAAGGCCAGTACACCATAAGGTTAAATTCCAACGGCCAGGAGTGGAATTTGAACTGGTTCAGCTTTACCAAAAGTGAGTAA